gtgacctggaacagttaaacggtttccggatgataattcaagattgcttgggccaaggatcgtGAAAgtaaatagggaggttggtcatgaacagcagatgacccctattgattttgaggtcaataggtcaaaggtcaaggtcacagtgaccaggaacagtaaaaggTTTTCCaggcgataacttgagaacgcttgggccttggatcaggaaaattaatagggagattgttaatggccagcagatgacgcctattgattttgaggtcataaggtcaaagttcaaggtcacattggccaggaacagttaaaacggtttctggatgataacttgagaacgcttgggccaacgGTCATGAAAGATTATAGAGAGGTTCAtcaagaccagcagatgacccctattgattttgaggtcagtaggtcaaaggtcaaggttacagtgacccggaacatttaaaccgttttcagacaataacttgagaacacttgggcctaggatcatgaaacttgatagggaggttggtcatgacctgtagatgacccctatagattttgaggtcagtaggctaaaggtcaaggttaattgaccaggaacagttaaacccttttcaGACGATACCtggagaacacttgggcctaggatcactaaacttaatagggaggttgatcatgaccagcagatgacccctgctgactttgaggtcaataggtcaatgtcacattgaacatgaacagtagaacttttgtttacagtgagcaaataatttctgttccttgtgcaattactgaatgcattaaagggggggggggggggagcatttcgtgttcaacgagctcttgttGACATCATAATTACTACAAAGAAATACTTTCATGtttgttttgaagaaatattCATTAAGTCTGACCATTTCACaagcaaaaatgatatttttctcaCTTACCAAATCTAACTCTACATTCCTTTAGAGCCTCATTAAATCCATAGCACATAGACAGGTCTGACTGATTCTTAGAACAGTTTATAAACTGATCAAGTTCATATTGGCAAGGGTTgttgtattgttgttgttgttgctgtccTGCTGGGGCTTGGTACTGCTCTACTGGTGCTTGCTGTCCACCACCCCCAGTCATTGCATGACCAATTGTGTGACCCTAGTGATAAAAAGAGAAAGagaataatttcacatttttagaAAGTTCTTTTCGTGGAAGTATTCAAGTATAACCATGTATCTTCTGAAAAATAATGGTTAACCCCCTCTATataatagtgttatttctagagctcaaaaagggcagggtgctgccaaaaaggggcagggtgctgtccgaaagggtCAGGGTTCCCTTTTAGATGTGAAAGTTACCATaacagtagttgcatttctagatgtctatagttaatacatgtatgtattccatttatctttattgcacacttaaaagaaatgtcacagaataaagtgctaaatcttcccaaaactagtaacaaagtttacaaaggctttttacttactttatagtttaggttaaaccattcaagcctttctcttaaaaatgtcaccaagaatgtcaacttattcatatgaatgtgaaatagtggatggccttaatataagcttaatcttgaaaccaagatcatgttgtaaacaacatagttaaaggcctgtttcaggtcacattgtgaactgataattatcaaaagtcctAATGTATttatcaggtctttcatcaatatttcattaacagaaaagtgctattacagtaaggttaaagtttactaaatcgcatatccaaaatatactatccggatactggtacactttcggaatgttgtctgaaagtagtttttactcagtttaaatGACCCACttgggtaaaccagagatagttccacaTATTTGATGTTTCTCATCAATTAAAATACACGgactgtcagcttttttgaaggaaatatggaaaaattgcatacgacatcgggagtaataagagtcgtgaacggacattctaaactttcttttactttcgataatcattaaaatgtgtgcattttctagtttaaattacagtagaatcaaactgcattgatatatacttgatATACTAAAcgacggtctaatttaaattttgcccgaagaaatctagggcacttttcacgtgctcggtaatcagctggcagCTTACGCAcgcttttttgacatttcacaggatccatactctttatcaatttgttttaacacttcattgattctcattacctgtgtgcactcgccgtgacgtaatttgctgatcaaaaaatcgtcgaggcatgtcaactGGGAATTTGGCGGGATTTAGCATAAGATCAAAGGCAACAGGGCACATTTtacgggcagcgtggcggcagtaaaaagggcagggcggggcgccccgctgcgtcgctctagaaataacactatataaaaatttttttttggataaaacaCATTTCTATTAAATTTTCTGATTGAATATCAAGTTCGGAAACTGGAACTTACCACAGCAGATCCGATAGCAACACCACCAGCAGTAGCTGCCATCTGTGCCATCAGACCTGGTTGTCTTGGCTGCATTCCTGCAGGAGCAGGTGGGTGGCTTGCTGGTGCGGGGGCTGGTACACGAGATCTTGGGGCAGGAGCTGGGGCTGGAGCTGGGCGTCTGTAAAACAACAGTAGTAGGGTTAATAAGTAAATTAAGTGTGAAAATCAATAAACTAAGGACCAGACCTGgagtcaattactttaaaatgtaagtaattaaattacaattacagtGTGAAAtgttcaattaaattacaataatCATTACATTGATtttagcaatgtaattaattaaattacaattacattgcaaattgtaattaattactttCAATAACAATACCAAACGTTGTAACAACCTAACATGCTTCTTAAATGAACACTGTAGCAATGTTCTTAAGTAAATTATAACATGGTGAAAGTTGTCCAAACAGTCTGTTACCTATAATGTATCAAAATGTagcaaatatatgtataatatatgtaaGAATCTTTCAGAATTTGGAACATTATAAAGTACCAATATGGTTCTGATTTACTCTTCTCAATATAAATGTAAACTAACAGTGACTTGTTGAATAACTGACTTAATagcaagccaaaaaaaaaaaattataataaactgataattaacattattataatgTATGTTACTATTTACAAACATAAACAATTAACTgattaaattaatacatttttctaaaatgaaaaaagacaaaaaaaaaatgtaaaaggatCCCTAATGCAGCACCCAAGACGCATGACTTTGAGTATATGTAAACACTTCCCACTTAATTACCGTGAAAGAAGCATTTATGGAAAATAATATGTCATAACACTTAGCATCTGAACATAATAAGTGTTTGGTAATGTTCGTATGAAGTAAACACtgagtaattttgtaacaaaataaataaaactaaacacTGCCTGTGCAAGATCCAATGAAATGAATAGTACTAGAAACAACTGAATGTGCACAAGACACTCCTTCATCACtttgaacaaagaagtataaaatacacagaatggcaacaggagataatttTCGCATAAGCTCGTGTCACACGTTATTTTATTGAAGCGTTTGCGGACTTGATCACTCATGACCAAATCAACAGACACTTATTAAAGAAACACACTGGCGATACAGCCAGcacataattattaaataaaccGAATTTTCAAATGActctgttgatttctcagacttccaataaTAAATTCActccttccccgtgtagaaaatactaataactttaaaaaaacacCATCATCATAAAgaaacgatctgatagaaagtttttcactaCACAAAATTTTATCCTTTTGCTGTCTGTTTTACACACCGATAAAACGAGATCTTATTCAGTTCCCATGTGATGTTGGCCAGATTTTCTCTATATGcatttcaagttgccgatctatttatttttatagctctttgctttgaAGATTATGTGTAGATGctcaattaaaaaatgttaaggcgtttttagctcgactattcgaagaatagtctagctattctactcaccctggcgtcggcgtcacaccttggttaagtttttgcatgcaagtacatacagccatcaaataaaggcatatagctttgaaacttatttttctttttctaggtcaattaccaacctctctgggtcaagtcctataactctgacatgtattttgagcaaattatgcccccttttggacttagaaaattttggttaaagttttacatgcaagttactatctccaaaactaatgcagatattgatttgaaacttcacatgtgtcttcggggttataaaactagttgatagcagcaggtcccataactctgaccttcatttctgccaaattatgtccccttttggacttagaaaattctggttaaagttttgcgtgcaagtgcatacagctatttctaaaaggcatatagatttgaaacttattttttctttttctagatcaattaccaacctcactgggtcaagtcccataactctgacatgtattttgagcaaattatgccccctttcagacatagaaaattttggttaaagttttacatgcaagttattatctccaaaactaatgcagatattgatttgaaacttcacgtgtcttcggggttataaaactagttgatagcagcaagtcccataactctgaccttcattttggccaaattatgcccccttttgga
The genomic region above belongs to Mercenaria mercenaria strain notata chromosome 12, MADL_Memer_1, whole genome shotgun sequence and contains:
- the LOC123535485 gene encoding coiled-coil-helix-coiled-coil-helix domain-containing protein 2-like: MPRRGRSGGMGRPAPAPAPAPRSRVPAPAPASHPPAPAGMQPRQPGLMAQMAATAGGVAIGSAVGHTIGHAMTGGGGQQAPVEQYQAPAGQQQQQQYNNPCQYELDQFINCSKNQSDLSMCYGFNEALKECRVRFGQS